In one Gopherus evgoodei ecotype Sinaloan lineage chromosome 1, rGopEvg1_v1.p, whole genome shotgun sequence genomic region, the following are encoded:
- the LOC115643797 gene encoding suppressor of cytokine signaling 1-like produces MIRGRPDDLLNAHNNLFLPQRQQRRTPHAPVPSSLPTHYRAFRSYEWEVVERSLNILQASGFYWGPLSVSEAHAKLQQEPVGTYLVRDSSQGNCLFSVSVRMPTGPVSLRISFREGYFWLKDWFSDCVVRLLEMVVAGTQANPIHCDEMGGTPLVFSEPLRRNHRVVPKL; encoded by the coding sequence ATGATCAGAGGGAGGCCGGATGATCTACTGAACGCACACAATAACCTTTTTCTTCCACAAAGGCAGCAACGGAGAACTCCCCATGCTCCAGTTCCATCCAGTTTACCCACTCATTACCGGGCCTTCCGCAGCTATGAGTGGGAGGTAGTGGAGCGATCGCTTAATATCCTGCAGGCCAGTGGCTTCTACTGGGGTCCCTTATCTGTGAGTGAAGCACACGCAAAGCTACAGCAGGAGCCAGTGGGGACCTATCTGGTGCGAGACAGCTCTCAGGGGAACTGCCTCTTCAGTGTGAGTGTTCGGATGCCAACAGGCCCAGTCAGCCTCCGGATCTCCTTCCGGGAGGGCTACTTCTGGCTGAAGGACTGGTTCTCGGACTGCGTAGTTAGGCTGCTGGAGATGGTGGTGGCAGGAACCCAGGCCAACCCCATCCACTGTGATGAAATGGGGGGAACCCCCTTGGTGTTCTCTGAACCCCTCCGCAGGAACCACAGGGTTGTTCCCAAGTTGTAG